In Brassica rapa cultivar Chiifu-401-42 chromosome A06, CAAS_Brap_v3.01, whole genome shotgun sequence, a single window of DNA contains:
- the LOC103871897 gene encoding probable serine/threonine-protein kinase abkC: MSRFLIFRIVGKQKEYLLLNQKERASQAALRSPQFRVYTSSSRIPSNGLCKGSFLSNHLSRRCCSTTTTTVSARNVVTHHAQVAWNRLHRQWNLPRINTIAQAFCLSLTRSHLLIPGIAAVTCGKVAWAAQRAPLDPYPSHKSLYTRAKNGPIFLTSLLFSVIEGFILIGRAFYIACLFTPSVLMGLVVEVCGPRFRKVWLEMVHRTLERAGPAFIKWGQWAATRPDLFPQDLCSQLSKLHSDAPQHSFAYTKKTIEKAFGRKLSEIFEEFEEAPLASGSIAQVHRASLRFQYPGQKSKSSLVAVKVRHPGVGESIRRDFVIINFVARVSTLVPALKWLRLDESVQQFGVFMLSQVDLAREASHLSRFIYNFRRWKDVSFPKPVYPLVHPAVLVETYEHGESVARYVDGVEGHEWIKTRLAHIGTHALLKMLLVDNFIHADMHPGNILVRKKASRGGLFKTKKPHIVFLDVGMTAELSKNDRENLLDFFKAVALRDGRTAAERTLKLSRKQNCPNPEAFIEEVEEAFKFWGTAEGDLVHPADCMHELLEKVRRHRVNIDGNVCTVMVTTLVLEGWQRKLDPGYDVMHTLQTMVLKTDWAKSLSYTVDGLMAP; the protein is encoded by the exons ATGTCAAg atttttaatCTTTAGAATCGTTGGAAAACAAAAGGAATATCTTTTATTAAATCAGAAAGAGAGAGCTTCCCAAGCTGCTCTAAGGTCGCCTCAGTTCAGAGTTTACACTTCCTCCTCTAGGATTCCGAGTAATGGACTTTGTAAAGGAAGCTTTTTGAGTAATCACCTGTCGCGCCGTTGTTgttctactactactactactgtCTCTGCAAGAAATGTAGTCACTCATCATGCTCAAGTTGCTTGGAACAGGCTTCACCGCCAATGGAACTTACCTCGCATAAACACCATTGCTCAAGCTTTCTGCTTGTCTCTCACCCGTTCACACCTCTTAATCCCCGGCATCGCTGCCGTCACTTGTGGAAAAGTAGCATGGGCGGCGCAACGAGCTCCCTTAGATCCCTATCCTTCGCATAAATCACTCTACACAAGGGCCAAGAACGGTCCCATCTTCCTCACTTCGTTGTTGTTTTCGGTTATAGAGGGTTTTATTTTGATAGGGAGAGCTTTCTACATAGCTTGTTTGTTTACTCCTAGTGTTCTGATGGGTCTGGTTGTTGAAGTGTGTGGGCCACGGTTTAGGAAAGTGTGGCTTGAGATGGTTCATCGAACTCTTGAACGAGCAGGTCCTGCTTTCATCAAATGGGGTCAATGGGCAGCTACCAGACCAGATCTCTTCCCTCAGGATCTATGCTCCCAGCTCTCAAAGCTTCACAGTGATGCTCCTCAGCATAGCTTTGCGTACACCAAGAAAACTATAGAGAAGGCGTTTGGTCGTAAACTCTCCGAGATATTCGAGGAGTTTGAAGAGGCGCCGTTAGCGTCAGGGAGCATTGCTCAGGTCCACAGAGCTTCCTTGAGGTTTCAGTATCCAGGGCAAAAGTCAAAGTCTTCTTTAGTTGCTGTTAAAGTTAGACATCCAGGCGTAGGTGAATCTATAAGGAGAGACTTTGTGATAATCAACTTCGTGGCGAGGGTATCGACTTTGGTTCCTGCTTTGAAGTGGCTGAGACTGGACGAGAGTGTGCAGCAGTTCGGTGTCTTCATGCTATCTCAAGTCGATCTCGCGAGGGAAGCTTCTCATTTGAGCAGGTTCATATACAACTTCAGGAGATGGAAAGATGTTTCTTTCCCTAAACCTGTGTATCCGCTTGTGCACCCTGCTGTTCTGGTGGAGACTTATGAGCACGGAGAGAGCGTGGCGCGTTACGTTGATGGCGTGGAAGGACATGAGTGGATTAAAACTAGATTAGCTCACATTGGGACTCATGCTCTCTTGAAGATGCTCCTG GTTGATAACTTTATTCACGCTGACATGCATCCGGGGAACATCCTTGTCCGGAAAAAGGCTTCTCGTGGAGGTCTTTTCAAAACGAAGAAGCCACATATCGTTTTCCTTGACGTGGGGATGACTGCAGAGCTATCAAAGAACGACAGAGAGAACTTGCTTGATTTCTTCAAGGCGGTTGCGCTTAGAGATGGCAGGACTGCTGCTGAGCGAACGCTTAAGTTATCTAGAAAGCAGAACTGCCCCAATCCAGAGGCTTTTATTGAG GAAGTAGAAGAAGCATTCAAGTTCTGGGGAACCGCTGAGGGAGACTTAGTGCATCCAGCAGATTGTATGCACGAGTTACTTGAGAAAGTAAGGCGCCATAGAGTTAATATTGATGGGAATGTATGCACCGTGATGGTGACAACACTAGTTCTCGAG GGTTGGCAACGGAAGCTTGATCCAggatatgatgtgatgcacacGCTGCAAACAATGGTGCTGAAAACCGACTGGGCTAAGTCTCTTTCTTATACGGTGGATGGTCTGATGGCACCGTAG
- the LOC103871898 gene encoding partner of Y14 and mago, protein MGSSNRIGEQKKQMAELSKNLKEGERILEPTRRPDGTLRKPIRIRAGYVPQDEVVVYQSKGSLMKKELASLGPPGYEPDPTPKPKTKAAKKNERKKEKRLQAALQKGTSSEDGSASSNVDKEEAVPVVTPSNGSQSVNVLVSGLEALDVSSNKDVASLTSELGEAPNPGTAREDTEKRIRTLKKKIRLTEAQQQKTAPKDLKPEQLEKFSKLEEWRQELKALEDKEA, encoded by the exons ATGGGAAGCAGCAACAGAATCGGGGAACAGAAAAAGCAAATGGCTGAACTGAGCAAAAACCTTAAAGAAGGTGAGAGGATTCTGGAGCCTACACGTAGACCTGATGGTACTCTCCGCAAACCCATCCGGATTCGAGCTGGATATGTTCCTCAAGATGAAGTTGTCGTTTATCAGTCCAAAGGTTCTTtg ATGAAGAAGGAGCTGGCCTCACTAGGACCTCCAGGTTATGAACCGGATccaactcctaaaccaaagaccAAAGCTGCTAAGAAGAACGAACGTAAAAAAGAGAAGAGATTACAG GCTGCTTTGCAAAAAGGTACCAGCTCTGAGGATGGATCAGCTAGTAGTAATGTAGACAAAGAAGAAGCTGTTCCTGTTGTGACTCCAAGCAATGGTTCCCAATCTGTTAATGTATTGGTTTCTGGTTTGGAGGCTTTAGACGTTTCTTCAAATAAGGATGTAGCGTCTCTTACTTCGGAACTTGGAGAAGCACCCAATCCAGGAACTGCAAGAGAAGACACTGAGAAAAGAATACGTACACTTAAGAAGAAA ATCCGACTCACAGAAGCTCAACAGCAGAAGACTGCTCCCAAAGACCTAAAGCCGGAGCAATTGGAGAAGTTCTCTAAGTTGGAGGAATGGAGGCAAGAACTCAAGGCTTTGGAGGATAAGGAGGCTTAG